Proteins encoded within one genomic window of Parachlamydia sp. AcF125:
- the rlmD gene encoding 23S rRNA (uracil(1939)-C(5))-methyltransferase RlmD, with amino-acid sequence MNFKNLENMHLQLHQQIDLFIRSLGSYGEGVGSYEGLTFFIEGALPKETVRVQITELKKNYGRGKLLKVLHSSPDRLQPRCPIFNQCGGCQVMHLSYPKQLEMKQQIVRNALERIGHLKNVEVDPCVSSPYELGYRNKIQLPVILKPNGVTVGLYARNSHTVIPVDHCLIHCGQGETVYQAITQLLKQAPIAPYDEKTGQGILRHLLIKSALKTSESLVILVTSPEKSPALQTLADEIMQACPQVKGVVQNINRKRDNVILGAEWQTLAGKPYIQEIICNRYFHISPSAFFQVNPAQAEAIYQHVLSLANLDKTKTFLDAFCGVGTMTLIAAEHAKECIGIECVPQAIEDAVANAQLNQISNVTFYCDQAESKIQSLKALDVVFLNPPRKGCEESLLDRLKTVKPETILYMSCDPATLARDLKILVKHGYRIEQVTPFDMFPQTAHVECVVKLTFHA; translated from the coding sequence ATGAATTTTAAAAATTTAGAGAATATGCATTTGCAACTTCACCAACAGATCGATCTTTTTATACGCTCGCTTGGTTCTTATGGAGAGGGGGTTGGTTCTTACGAGGGATTAACTTTTTTTATAGAGGGTGCTCTGCCTAAAGAAACTGTCCGCGTGCAAATTACAGAGCTAAAGAAAAACTATGGGCGGGGAAAGCTTTTAAAAGTCCTCCATTCCTCGCCCGATCGATTACAGCCCCGTTGCCCGATTTTTAACCAATGTGGGGGTTGCCAAGTGATGCATTTGAGCTATCCAAAACAGCTTGAAATGAAACAGCAAATCGTACGCAATGCGCTAGAAAGAATCGGCCATTTAAAAAACGTTGAGGTTGATCCTTGTGTCTCCTCCCCTTATGAATTGGGCTATCGGAATAAAATCCAACTCCCTGTCATATTAAAACCGAATGGAGTTACCGTTGGGCTTTATGCGCGAAATTCCCATACAGTCATCCCTGTCGATCACTGCCTCATTCATTGCGGACAAGGGGAAACTGTTTACCAAGCCATAACCCAGCTTTTGAAGCAAGCCCCTATCGCTCCGTATGATGAAAAAACAGGCCAAGGAATTTTGAGACATTTGCTCATTAAAAGTGCGCTGAAGACCTCAGAAAGCCTGGTGATTCTTGTCACTTCCCCTGAAAAAAGCCCTGCCCTGCAAACTTTAGCAGATGAGATCATGCAAGCATGCCCACAAGTCAAGGGGGTGGTGCAAAATATCAATCGGAAACGGGATAACGTGATTTTGGGAGCTGAGTGGCAAACTTTAGCTGGGAAACCCTACATTCAAGAGATAATTTGCAACCGCTATTTTCATATCTCTCCTTCCGCCTTCTTTCAAGTGAACCCTGCGCAAGCTGAAGCCATTTATCAGCATGTGTTATCGCTTGCAAATTTAGACAAAACCAAAACTTTTTTAGATGCATTTTGCGGGGTGGGAACCATGACTTTAATCGCAGCAGAGCATGCTAAAGAATGCATAGGGATTGAATGCGTTCCGCAAGCAATTGAAGATGCGGTTGCCAATGCTCAGCTGAATCAAATTTCGAACGTCACTTTTTATTGCGATCAGGCAGAGTCAAAAATTCAATCTCTTAAAGCTCTCGATGTGGTCTTTCTAAACCCTCCCAGAAAAGGGTGTGAAGAGAGCTTGTTAGACCGTCTAAAAACAGTTAAACCTGAAACCATTCTTTATATGTCCTGCGATCCTGCGACGTTGGCCCGAGATCTGAAAATCCTTGTCAAGCACGGCTATCGGATCGAACAGGTGACCCCTTTTGACATGTTCCCTCAAACAGCCCATGTCGAATGTGTGGTAAAACTAACTTTCCATGCTTAG
- a CDS encoding acetate kinase, translating to MHILVLNVGSSSIKAALFKKGEEGLETRWKGTLARRKENVFILKLTQEGGSHEEPIELSSLYEGVKPLLENLWAGKSPLLHHPAEISRVGHRIVHGGEKLLKPTVITAEVKKEIESLCSIAPLHNPPGLQGIEAAQKLFPTSLHIAVFDTSFHQTMSEAVYTYPGPYEWREQGIRRYGFHGISHGYCAAKAREMLHPFPAEKMICCHLGNGCSVTAIHQGRSVVNSMGFTPLEGLMMGSRSGSVDPAILLHLLRYNKASIDSLDHLLNYDSGLKGISGESGDMQWIVQQNDAGHSRAKLAFEMFIYHLKFYIGAFTTILEGLDALVFTGGIGENAIRVREETCKGLAFLGIHLDQKANHNCIPNQDVAKKDSPVRILVIHTQEELAIAEACLSMES from the coding sequence ATGCATATTCTAGTTTTAAATGTGGGATCGAGTAGCATTAAAGCTGCGCTATTCAAGAAAGGAGAGGAAGGCCTTGAAACCCGATGGAAGGGGACTTTGGCGCGCCGAAAAGAGAATGTTTTTATTCTTAAGTTGACTCAAGAAGGGGGTTCGCACGAAGAGCCGATTGAACTCTCTTCCCTGTATGAGGGGGTAAAACCTCTTTTGGAAAACCTATGGGCAGGAAAGAGTCCCCTTTTGCATCACCCTGCAGAGATTTCCAGGGTGGGCCATCGCATTGTGCATGGGGGAGAGAAGCTTTTAAAACCTACGGTGATCACGGCAGAGGTAAAAAAAGAGATCGAGTCCCTTTGCTCGATAGCTCCCCTACATAATCCCCCTGGATTGCAGGGGATTGAAGCGGCGCAAAAACTTTTCCCCACAAGTCTCCATATTGCCGTTTTTGATACTTCCTTCCATCAAACCATGAGCGAAGCTGTTTATACCTATCCAGGTCCTTATGAATGGAGAGAGCAGGGGATTCGCCGCTATGGCTTCCATGGAATTAGTCATGGATATTGCGCCGCTAAAGCCCGAGAAATGTTGCATCCTTTTCCTGCCGAAAAAATGATTTGTTGCCATCTTGGCAACGGTTGCTCGGTAACAGCTATCCATCAAGGGCGCAGTGTGGTCAACTCGATGGGTTTTACGCCCCTTGAAGGCTTGATGATGGGAAGTCGAAGCGGTTCAGTTGATCCTGCCATTCTTTTGCATTTATTGCGCTATAATAAGGCTTCAATCGATTCCTTGGATCATTTGCTTAACTACGACTCGGGATTAAAGGGAATTAGTGGAGAGAGTGGCGATATGCAATGGATTGTCCAGCAAAACGACGCAGGTCATTCGCGAGCCAAATTGGCTTTTGAGATGTTTATTTATCATCTAAAATTTTATATCGGAGCATTTACGACTATTCTAGAGGGCTTGGATGCCCTAGTTTTTACAGGGGGAATTGGGGAAAACGCCATACGGGTTCGCGAAGAAACGTGCAAAGGGCTTGCATTTTTAGGGATTCATTTAGACCAAAAAGCGAATCACAATTGCATCCCCAACCAAGATGTGGCAAAAAAAGATTCTCCCGTTCGAATTCTCGTCATTCATACCCAAGAAGAGCTCGCGATTGCGGAGGCTTGCCTAAGCATGGAAAGTTAG